In Pseudomonas alcaliphila JAB1, a single window of DNA contains:
- a CDS encoding acyl-CoA dehydrogenase family protein, with amino-acid sequence MIPRTLFSSDHELFRDSVRKFLEQEAVPYHHQWEKDGHIDRALWNKAGEAGMLCSHIPEEYGGMAADFLYSTVVIEEIGRLGLTGIGFSLHSDIVAPYILHYGSEAQKQHYLPKLVSGEMVTAIAMTEPGAGSDLQGVKTTAVLDGDEYVINGSKTFITNGWLADLVIVVAKTDPKAGAKGTSLFLVEANTPGFSKGKRLEKVGMKAQDTSELFFQDVRVPKENLLGQPGMGFAYLMQELPQERLTVGIGALASAEAALQWTLDYTRERKAFGKAVADFQNTRFKLAEMATEIQVGRVFIDRCLELHLAGKLDVPTAAMLKYWTTDLQCKVLDECVQLHGGYGYMWEYPVARAWADARVQRIYAGTNEIMKEIISRSLV; translated from the coding sequence ATGATTCCCAGAACCCTATTCAGCTCCGACCATGAACTGTTTCGCGACAGCGTGCGCAAGTTTCTCGAGCAGGAAGCCGTGCCTTATCACCATCAGTGGGAAAAGGACGGGCATATCGATCGCGCGCTATGGAACAAGGCAGGCGAGGCGGGAATGTTGTGTTCGCATATCCCCGAAGAGTACGGCGGCATGGCGGCCGACTTTCTCTACAGCACCGTGGTGATCGAAGAGATCGGGCGCCTGGGGCTGACCGGCATCGGTTTCTCGCTGCATTCGGACATCGTCGCGCCCTACATCCTGCATTACGGCAGCGAGGCGCAGAAGCAGCACTACCTGCCCAAGCTGGTCAGCGGTGAAATGGTCACGGCCATCGCCATGACCGAGCCGGGCGCCGGCTCCGACCTGCAGGGCGTGAAGACCACCGCCGTGCTCGATGGCGACGAATACGTGATCAATGGCTCGAAGACCTTCATCACCAATGGTTGGCTCGCCGATCTGGTGATCGTGGTGGCCAAGACCGACCCCAAGGCGGGTGCCAAGGGCACCAGCCTGTTCCTGGTAGAAGCCAACACGCCGGGCTTCTCCAAGGGCAAGCGCCTGGAGAAAGTGGGCATGAAGGCGCAGGACACCTCCGAGCTGTTCTTCCAGGACGTGCGCGTGCCCAAGGAGAATCTGCTGGGGCAGCCGGGCATGGGCTTCGCCTACCTCATGCAGGAGCTGCCGCAGGAGCGCCTGACCGTCGGCATCGGCGCCCTGGCTTCGGCGGAGGCCGCGCTGCAGTGGACGCTGGATTACACCCGTGAGCGCAAGGCTTTCGGCAAGGCCGTGGCGGACTTCCAGAACACCCGCTTCAAGCTGGCCGAGATGGCGACGGAGATTCAGGTCGGTCGGGTGTTCATCGACCGCTGTCTGGAACTGCATCTGGCGGGCAAGCTCGATGTGCCGACGGCGGCGATGCTCAAGTACTGGACCACCGATTTGCAGTGCAAGGTGCTCGACGAGTGCGTGCAACTGCACGGCGGCTACGGCTACATGTGGGAATATCCGGTGGCGCGCGCCTGGGCCGATGCGCGGGTGCAGCGCATCTACGCCGGTACCAACGAGATCATGAAGGAGATCATTTCCCGCTCGCTGGTGTAA
- a CDS encoding TRAP transporter large permease subunit, producing MPIASTMTSADQPAPAQTFKRPLFGRWLATLPVFLLLTLTLVIGTGEMLHGQLLRMGERLFGDPAAGVQYFMLRADPVTPTCDPTPDIDAVLARQPAQASSDIDDLFDATEVDPQAQRSALERAAQLCAQQHTLYAAVVAHMTPELKLFRSLETSFFGIFRFGTDNRALLLLLLISIAGVTTTLRRHHISLRPAKTRLDHRVSATGMLIANALLVFSCSHYLHTLLNADLPLSRPYLNGLWIALFSCLCLISTYHLVKPPADAEPGGNLGLALLSTPLYAIMAISSFTSFSLQGHYGGIAIYLGQLVELSGIFLNLALFIWAGMLLKQTNVVDRFLDLVRPWRLSPELLTWILLIGAAVPTAYTGASGIFVIAAGAIIYREVLLSGGRRQFALAVSAMSGSLGVVLRPCLLIVVVAALNKQVTTAELYNWGIAVFVLTSSLFFIASQVLRQQPINIAHPRDAIPAMARAVVPVAPYILIAIVVVWVYSYLLDTRLNEFTAPVMLPVILLVVLIFDKLRGESLVEAPSARPLENDQGNSQRNFTQAVGAATYDTVGHIGALTLLMALSVSTGGVIERSGLMELIPQDFQSIWLALTALMVVLFLIGMVMDAFGVVILVSATIAPIAYANGIHPVHFWMIALTAMELAYLSPPVALNHLLARQVVGEAEIAAANEEVRDKGFYYRYERWILPMTVMIVALLIVTYGGELIVEHGAQTLELWRSWLPQ from the coding sequence ATGCCTATTGCCTCGACCATGACCAGCGCTGATCAGCCTGCACCAGCCCAGACGTTCAAACGCCCTCTGTTTGGTCGATGGCTTGCCACCCTGCCGGTCTTCCTTCTGCTGACCCTCACCCTGGTCATCGGCACCGGAGAAATGCTCCATGGCCAACTTCTGCGCATGGGCGAGCGCCTGTTCGGTGATCCGGCGGCCGGCGTGCAGTACTTCATGCTGCGCGCCGACCCGGTGACCCCGACCTGCGACCCCACCCCCGACATCGATGCTGTGCTGGCCAGGCAACCGGCCCAGGCCAGCAGCGATATCGACGACCTGTTCGATGCTACCGAGGTCGATCCGCAAGCGCAGCGCAGCGCCCTGGAACGTGCCGCTCAACTCTGCGCGCAGCAGCATACGCTGTACGCGGCCGTCGTCGCGCACATGACGCCTGAACTGAAACTGTTCCGCAGCCTGGAGACCTCGTTCTTCGGCATCTTCCGCTTCGGCACCGACAACCGCGCCCTGCTCCTGCTGCTGCTCATAAGCATCGCCGGTGTCACCACCACCCTGCGCCGTCATCACATCTCGCTGCGCCCCGCCAAGACCCGCCTCGATCATCGCGTCTCGGCTACCGGCATGCTCATCGCCAACGCCTTGCTGGTGTTTTCCTGCAGCCATTACCTGCATACCCTGCTCAACGCCGACCTGCCACTGAGCAGGCCCTATCTCAATGGCTTGTGGATCGCGCTGTTCAGCTGTCTGTGCCTGATCAGCACCTACCACCTGGTGAAACCACCGGCAGACGCCGAACCTGGCGGCAACCTGGGGTTGGCACTGCTCTCCACACCGCTCTACGCCATCATGGCGATCAGCTCCTTCACCTCGTTCTCGCTGCAGGGTCACTATGGCGGCATCGCCATCTACCTGGGCCAGCTCGTCGAGCTGTCGGGCATCTTCCTCAACCTGGCCCTGTTCATCTGGGCCGGCATGCTGCTCAAGCAGACCAACGTGGTCGACCGTTTCCTCGATCTGGTTCGCCCCTGGCGCCTGTCGCCGGAGCTGCTGACCTGGATCCTGCTGATCGGCGCCGCCGTGCCGACCGCCTACACGGGCGCCTCGGGCATCTTCGTCATCGCCGCCGGGGCCATCATCTACCGCGAAGTGCTGCTTTCCGGGGGGCGCCGCCAATTCGCCCTGGCCGTCTCGGCGATGTCCGGCTCGCTCGGTGTGGTACTGCGCCCCTGCCTGCTGATCGTGGTGGTCGCCGCACTGAACAAGCAGGTGACCACGGCCGAACTGTACAACTGGGGGATCGCCGTTTTCGTCCTGACCTCGTCGCTGTTCTTCATCGCCTCGCAGGTGCTGCGCCAGCAGCCAATCAACATCGCCCACCCACGTGATGCCATACCCGCCATGGCCCGCGCTGTGGTGCCGGTGGCCCCCTACATTCTCATCGCCATCGTGGTGGTCTGGGTCTACAGCTACCTGCTCGACACCCGCCTGAACGAGTTCACGGCACCGGTGATGCTGCCGGTCATCCTGCTGGTGGTATTGATCTTCGACAAGCTGCGCGGCGAATCACTGGTGGAAGCTCCAAGCGCCCGCCCCCTCGAGAACGATCAGGGCAACAGCCAGCGCAACTTCACCCAGGCCGTGGGCGCCGCCACTTACGACACCGTCGGCCATATCGGTGCACTGACCCTGCTGATGGCCTTGTCGGTATCCACTGGCGGGGTGATCGAACGTTCCGGCCTCATGGAGCTGATCCCGCAGGACTTCCAGAGCATCTGGCTGGCACTGACCGCCTTGATGGTGGTGCTGTTCCTGATCGGCATGGTGATGGACGCCTTTGGCGTGGTGATCCTGGTATCGGCCACCATTGCGCCGATCGCCTATGCCAACGGCATTCACCCGGTGCATTTCTGGATGATCGCCCTGACGGCCATGGAACTGGCCTACCTGTCACCGCCGGTGGCGCTCAACCACCTGCTGGCCAGACAGGTGGTGGGCGAGGCGGAAATCGCCGCCGCCAACGAGGAGGTGCGCGACAAGGGTTTCTACTACCGCTATGAGCGCTGGATCCTGCCGATGACGGTGATGATCGTGGCGCTGCTGATCGTCACCTATGGCGGTGAACTGATCGTCGAGCACGGAGCGCAGACGCTGGAGCTATGGCGTAGCTGGCTGCCACAGTGA
- a CDS encoding alpha/beta fold hydrolase — protein sequence MLSRETPLFIQGPVGQLEALLLEVADARGVALVCHPNPVQGGTMLNKVVSTLQRTARDCGYHTLRFNYRGVGASAGSHDMGTGEVDDAEAVAAWLNEEYPNLPITLLGFSFGGFVAAALGARLEAQGQVPSKLFMVAPAVHRLTAETPPASQCPLVVIQPDADEVVEPQAVYDWSANLGRAHELLKVAECGHFFHGKLTDLKDLLLPRL from the coding sequence TTGCTCAGTCGCGAAACCCCTCTTTTCATTCAAGGCCCGGTGGGTCAACTCGAAGCCCTTCTGCTGGAAGTAGCGGACGCCCGAGGCGTCGCGCTGGTCTGTCATCCCAACCCGGTACAGGGCGGCACCATGCTCAACAAGGTGGTGAGCACCTTGCAGCGCACCGCGCGTGACTGTGGTTATCACACATTGCGTTTCAATTATCGCGGTGTTGGCGCCAGTGCCGGCAGCCACGATATGGGTACCGGCGAGGTGGACGACGCCGAAGCGGTGGCCGCTTGGCTCAACGAGGAGTACCCGAATCTGCCCATCACCTTGCTCGGCTTTTCTTTCGGTGGTTTCGTCGCTGCTGCGCTGGGTGCGCGCTTGGAAGCGCAGGGCCAGGTGCCGAGCAAGCTGTTTATGGTGGCGCCGGCGGTGCATCGCCTGACCGCCGAGACGCCGCCGGCCAGCCAGTGCCCGCTGGTGGTGATCCAGCCCGATGCCGACGAAGTGGTTGAGCCACAGGCCGTATATGACTGGTCGGCCAATCTCGGGCGTGCCCATGAGCTGCTGAAAGTGGCAGAATGCGGTCACTTTTTTCACGGCAAGCTGACGGATCTGAAGGATCTGCTGTTGCCTCGCCTGTAA
- a CDS encoding NADP(H)-dependent aldo-keto reductase, with protein MEYRKLGRTDLNVSALCLGTMTWGEQNSESEGHAQIERAKASGINFIDTAEMYPVPPRAETYSKTEQIIGSYFKQRGDRADWMLASKIAGPGNGISHIRDGQLKFNRQHIVAALDASLKRLQTDWIDLYQLHWPERPTNFFGQLDYKHKDFEFTPLEETLEVLDEQVKAGKIRHIGLSNETPWGTMKFLQLAESRGWPRAVSIQNPYNLLNRSFEVGLAEVAIREQCGLLAYSPLAFGMLSGKYEGGARPAGARISLFSRFARYTNPQSEAACSRYVALAREHGLDPAQMALAFVTAQPFVTSNIIGATSLTQLDSNLASAELKLSEEVLAAIEAIHKAQPNPAP; from the coding sequence ATGGAATACCGCAAGCTGGGCCGAACCGATCTCAATGTCAGCGCACTGTGCCTGGGCACTATGACCTGGGGCGAGCAGAACAGCGAGAGCGAAGGCCATGCTCAGATCGAACGAGCCAAGGCCAGCGGCATCAACTTCATCGATACCGCCGAGATGTACCCGGTGCCGCCGCGCGCCGAAACCTACAGCAAGACCGAACAGATCATTGGCAGCTATTTCAAGCAGCGCGGCGACCGCGCCGACTGGATGCTTGCCAGCAAGATCGCCGGCCCCGGCAACGGCATCAGCCACATCCGCGACGGCCAGCTGAAATTCAATCGCCAGCACATCGTCGCCGCCCTGGATGCCAGCCTCAAGCGCCTGCAAACCGACTGGATCGACCTCTACCAACTGCACTGGCCGGAACGCCCGACCAACTTCTTCGGCCAGCTCGACTACAAGCACAAGGACTTTGAGTTCACGCCACTGGAAGAAACCCTGGAAGTGCTCGACGAGCAGGTCAAGGCCGGCAAGATCCGCCATATCGGCCTGTCCAACGAAACCCCGTGGGGCACCATGAAATTCCTGCAGCTGGCCGAAAGCCGTGGCTGGCCGCGCGCCGTGTCGATCCAGAACCCTTACAACCTGCTCAACCGCAGCTTCGAAGTGGGCCTGGCGGAAGTGGCGATTCGCGAGCAGTGCGGCCTGCTGGCCTACTCACCGCTGGCCTTCGGCATGCTCAGCGGCAAATACGAAGGTGGTGCCCGTCCAGCTGGCGCACGCATCAGCCTGTTCAGCCGCTTCGCCCGCTACACCAACCCGCAGTCGGAAGCGGCCTGCTCACGTTACGTGGCTCTGGCCCGCGAGCACGGCCTGGACCCTGCGCAGATGGCCCTGGCCTTCGTCACCGCGCAGCCCTTCGTGACCAGCAACATCATCGGCGCCACCAGCCTGACGCAACTGGATAGCAACCTGGCCAGTGCCGAGCTGAAGCTCTCCGAAGAAGTGCTCGCGGCTATCGAAGCGATCCACAAGGCGCAACCCAACCCCGCACCTTAA
- a CDS encoding DUF1043 family protein has product MEQTVTAWLIPALTLVVGIAVGFLLARLAPNAAPGRTQRQMDEMQARFEAYQNEVVTHFNTTASLVKKLTQSYQDVQEHLSDGANRLALDELTRQRLLATLNSTEAGEKRERLTPPKNHEMPKDYAPKSDGPGMLDESYGLKK; this is encoded by the coding sequence GTGGAACAGACCGTTACAGCCTGGTTGATACCCGCCCTGACCCTGGTGGTCGGCATCGCCGTGGGCTTTCTGCTCGCCCGCCTGGCCCCCAATGCTGCACCGGGCCGTACGCAGCGGCAGATGGATGAAATGCAGGCACGCTTCGAGGCCTACCAGAACGAAGTGGTGACCCACTTCAACACCACCGCCAGCCTGGTGAAGAAACTCACCCAGAGCTACCAGGACGTGCAGGAGCACCTGTCCGACGGTGCCAACCGCCTGGCCCTGGATGAGCTGACCCGTCAGCGCCTGCTAGCCACCCTGAACAGCACAGAAGCCGGCGAAAAGCGCGAGCGCCTGACTCCGCCGAAGAACCACGAGATGCCCAAGGACTACGCGCCGAAAAGCGACGGCCCCGGCATGCTCGACGAGAGCTACGGACTGAAGAAGTAA
- the zapE gene encoding cell division protein ZapE, whose amino-acid sequence MTPLERYQADLKRPDFFHDAAQENAVRHLQRLYDDLIAREQGKSGLMGKLFGKKPQGPVKGLYFWGGVGRGKTYLVDTFFDALPFEQKMRTHFHRFMKRVHEEMKTLKGEKNPLTIIGKRFADEARVICFDEFFVSDITDAMILATLMEELFKNGVSLVATSNIVPDGLYKDGLQRARFLPAIALLKEHTDIVNVDSGVDYRLRALEQAELFHFPLGQAAEDSLRKSFQSLLPDCTHMVENEALMIENRAIHAVRVCEDVAWFEFRELCDGPRSQNDYIELGKIFHAVILANVEQMSVAKDDMARRFINLVDEFYDRNVKLIISAEVELKDLYTGGRLSFEFQRTLSRLLEMQSHEFLSRPHRP is encoded by the coding sequence ATGACCCCCTTAGAGCGTTATCAGGCCGATCTCAAGCGGCCCGACTTCTTCCATGATGCGGCCCAGGAAAATGCCGTCCGCCATCTGCAGCGTCTGTACGACGATCTGATCGCGCGTGAGCAGGGCAAATCCGGGCTGATGGGCAAGCTGTTCGGCAAGAAGCCGCAGGGGCCGGTCAAGGGCCTGTATTTCTGGGGTGGTGTCGGGCGCGGCAAGACCTACCTGGTCGACACCTTCTTCGATGCGCTGCCGTTCGAGCAGAAGATGCGCACCCACTTCCACCGCTTCATGAAGCGCGTGCACGAGGAAATGAAGACCCTCAAGGGCGAGAAGAACCCGCTGACCATCATCGGCAAGCGCTTCGCCGACGAGGCGCGGGTGATCTGCTTCGATGAGTTCTTCGTCAGCGATATCACCGATGCCATGATTCTCGCCACGCTGATGGAAGAGCTGTTCAAGAACGGTGTTTCTCTGGTGGCCACTTCCAACATCGTGCCGGACGGCCTGTACAAGGACGGCCTGCAGCGCGCGCGCTTCCTGCCGGCCATCGCCCTGCTCAAGGAACACACCGATATCGTCAACGTCGACAGCGGCGTCGACTATCGCCTGCGCGCGCTGGAGCAGGCCGAGCTGTTCCATTTCCCGCTTGGCCAGGCAGCTGAAGACAGCCTGCGCAAGAGCTTCCAGAGCCTGCTGCCGGACTGCACGCACATGGTGGAGAACGAGGCGCTGATGATCGAGAACCGCGCGATTCACGCCGTGCGGGTGTGCGAGGACGTGGCCTGGTTCGAGTTCCGCGAGCTCTGCGACGGCCCGCGCAGCCAGAACGACTACATCGAGCTGGGCAAGATCTTCCATGCGGTGATCCTGGCCAATGTCGAGCAGATGAGCGTGGCCAAGGACGACATGGCGCGCCGCTTCATCAACCTGGTGGATGAGTTCTACGACCGTAACGTCAAGCTGATCATCTCTGCCGAGGTGGAGCTCAAGGACCTCTATACCGGCGGCCGCCTGAGCTTCGAGTTCCAGCGTACGTTGAGCCGTCTGCTGGAAATGCAGTCGCACGAGTTCCTTTCGCGCCCACACCGGCCCTGA
- a CDS encoding GlxA family transcriptional regulator has protein sequence MAGIRYAKQQGLGFEPPFDIHLVSPDGLPVNSFSKVKVPVDGGLDSCDVIILPAFWDDFDALSRRYPQVLDWLKRQHASGTAICGEASGVFWMAEAGLLDGKEATTYWRFFREFAERFPKVLLNQDKHLSDADNLYCAGGVTSACDLYIYLIERYCGAGVAQGVARDILYEVQRSYTPGRIGFGGQKLHQDVIVLQIQHWLEEHYADKFRFEDVAREHGMSIRNFMRRFQSATGDKPLHYLQRLRIETAKSLLSSTRKSIKTVSYEIGYDDASFFARLFRQHTGLSPNHYRRQFQQQPQ, from the coding sequence ATGGCTGGCATTCGCTATGCCAAGCAGCAGGGCCTGGGCTTTGAACCACCGTTCGACATCCATCTGGTCAGCCCGGATGGACTGCCCGTAAACAGCTTCAGCAAGGTCAAGGTGCCGGTAGACGGCGGTCTGGACAGCTGCGACGTGATCATCCTGCCTGCCTTCTGGGACGATTTCGACGCACTCAGTCGTCGTTACCCACAGGTACTGGACTGGCTCAAACGCCAACATGCCAGCGGTACGGCGATCTGCGGCGAAGCCAGCGGGGTGTTCTGGATGGCCGAAGCGGGACTGCTCGACGGCAAGGAGGCGACCACCTATTGGCGCTTTTTCCGCGAGTTTGCCGAGCGTTTCCCCAAGGTGTTGCTCAATCAGGACAAGCACCTGTCCGATGCCGACAACCTGTACTGCGCAGGCGGCGTCACCTCGGCCTGCGACCTGTATATCTATCTGATCGAGCGTTATTGCGGCGCCGGCGTGGCCCAGGGCGTGGCACGCGACATTCTCTACGAGGTACAGCGCAGCTATACGCCGGGGCGCATCGGCTTCGGCGGGCAGAAACTGCACCAGGACGTCATCGTGCTGCAGATCCAGCATTGGCTGGAGGAGCACTATGCCGACAAGTTCCGTTTCGAGGACGTGGCCCGCGAGCACGGCATGAGCATCCGCAATTTCATGCGTCGCTTCCAGAGCGCCACCGGCGACAAGCCTCTGCACTACCTGCAGCGCCTACGCATCGAAACCGCCAAGAGCCTGCTGTCCTCCACCCGCAAGAGCATCAAGACCGTCAGCTACGAGATCGGCTACGACGATGCCAGCTTCTTCGCACGCCTGTTCCGCCAGCACACGGGGCTGTCCCCCAACCACTACCGCCGCCAGTTCCAGCAGCAGCCCCAGTGA
- the nfi gene encoding deoxyribonuclease V (cleaves DNA at apurinic or apyrimidinic sites): MTRLSDLAASPFADWDGSPAAARELQTQLARQVRLEDDYPPLRHLAGVDVGFEEGGAITRAAALLLDADTLEPLAECVARIPTSMPYVPGLLSFRELPALLRALAGLPDEPDLIFVDGHGIAHPRGLGIAAHLGVVSGLPTIGVAKKILTGHHAELAEARGARVELLNRLGEQIGWVLRSKDRVRPLIISPGNRVSLERAPELVMACVRRHRLPEPTRLADRLASRRDARRDQPSLF, encoded by the coding sequence ATGACCCGATTGAGCGATCTGGCTGCATCCCCGTTCGCGGACTGGGATGGCAGCCCGGCGGCTGCCCGTGAGTTGCAGACGCAACTGGCCCGGCAAGTGCGACTGGAAGACGATTATCCGCCGCTACGTCACCTGGCGGGCGTGGATGTCGGCTTCGAGGAGGGCGGCGCCATCACTCGCGCTGCCGCGCTGCTATTGGACGCCGATACTCTGGAACCGCTGGCCGAATGCGTGGCGCGCATCCCCACCAGCATGCCCTACGTGCCAGGGCTGCTGTCCTTTCGCGAACTGCCGGCCTTGCTTCGAGCATTGGCTGGCCTGCCAGACGAACCTGATCTGATCTTCGTCGACGGCCATGGCATCGCCCACCCGCGCGGCCTGGGCATCGCCGCGCATTTGGGTGTGGTCAGCGGCTTGCCGACCATTGGTGTGGCCAAGAAGATTCTCACGGGGCATCACGCCGAGCTGGCAGAGGCGCGCGGGGCTCGTGTCGAGCTGCTGAACAGGCTGGGCGAGCAAATTGGCTGGGTGCTGCGCAGTAAAGACCGCGTACGACCGCTGATCATCTCGCCGGGCAACCGGGTCAGCCTCGAACGTGCCCCGGAGCTGGTCATGGCCTGTGTCAGGCGCCACCGCCTGCCCGAACCGACTCGCCTGGCTGATCGCCTGGCTTCGCGACGCGATGCCAGGCGCGATCAGCCTTCTCTCTTTTAA
- a CDS encoding tryptophan--tRNA ligase, producing MTTRILTGITTTGTPHLGNYAGAIRPAIVASRDPQMDSFYFLADYHALIKCDDPARIQRSRLEIAATWLALGLDTDKATFYRQSDIPEIPELCWLLTCVAGKGLLNRAHAYKASVDKNVEQGEDPDAGVTMGLFSYPVLMAADILMFNAQKVPVGRDQIQHVEMARDIGQRFNHLFGKGKDLFVLPEVVIEEEVATLPGLDGRKMSKSYDNTIPLFGTAKQLKEAVARIVTDSRLPGEPKDAEGSHLFTLYQAFASHAQQAEFRAELEGGLAWGEAKNRLYQLLEDTLGEARERYNALIARPADLEDILLAGAAKARKIATPFLGELREAVGLRSFREQVQVAAGEKKKAAKSARFVSFRDEDGSFRFRLLDADGEQLLLSKSFADGKSAGMINKRLQSGEPLDVRAEGQVFSVWVDGESVASSPEFADGLALEDAIARLREALAPQE from the coding sequence ATGACCACCCGTATCCTTACCGGTATCACCACCACCGGCACACCGCACCTGGGTAACTACGCTGGCGCCATCCGCCCGGCCATCGTTGCCAGTCGCGACCCGCAGATGGACTCCTTCTACTTCCTCGCCGACTACCACGCGCTGATCAAGTGCGATGATCCGGCGCGCATCCAGCGCTCGCGCCTGGAAATCGCAGCCACCTGGCTGGCGCTGGGCCTGGATACCGACAAGGCGACCTTCTACCGCCAGTCCGACATCCCCGAGATTCCCGAGCTGTGCTGGCTGCTCACCTGCGTCGCCGGCAAGGGCCTGCTCAACCGTGCCCACGCCTACAAGGCGTCGGTGGACAAGAACGTCGAACAGGGCGAAGACCCGGATGCCGGCGTGACCATGGGCCTGTTCAGCTATCCGGTGCTGATGGCGGCGGACATCCTCATGTTCAACGCGCAGAAGGTGCCGGTCGGTCGTGACCAGATCCAGCACGTGGAGATGGCCCGCGATATCGGTCAGCGCTTCAACCATCTGTTCGGCAAGGGCAAGGATCTGTTCGTCCTGCCCGAGGTGGTGATCGAGGAAGAGGTGGCTACGCTGCCCGGCCTCGACGGGCGCAAGATGAGCAAGAGCTATGACAACACCATCCCGCTGTTCGGCACTGCCAAGCAGCTCAAGGAGGCCGTGGCGCGCATCGTCACCGACTCCAGGCTGCCGGGTGAGCCCAAGGATGCCGAGGGTTCGCACCTGTTCACCCTGTACCAGGCCTTCGCCAGCCACGCGCAGCAGGCCGAGTTCCGTGCCGAGCTGGAAGGTGGCCTGGCCTGGGGCGAGGCGAAGAACCGTCTGTACCAGCTGCTCGAAGACACCCTGGGCGAGGCGCGCGAGCGCTACAACGCGCTGATCGCTCGGCCGGCCGATCTGGAGGACATTCTCCTCGCTGGTGCAGCCAAGGCACGCAAGATCGCCACGCCGTTCCTCGGCGAGTTGCGCGAGGCCGTGGGCCTGCGCTCGTTCCGTGAACAGGTGCAAGTCGCTGCTGGCGAGAAGAAGAAAGCCGCCAAGAGCGCACGCTTCGTCAGCTTCCGCGATGAAGACGGCAGCTTCCGCTTCCGTCTGCTCGATGCCGATGGCGAGCAACTGCTGCTGTCGAAATCCTTCGCCGATGGCAAGTCGGCCGGCATGATCAACAAGCGCCTGCAATCCGGCGAGCCGCTGGATGTGCGCGCCGAAGGCCAGGTGTTCTCGGTCTGGGTCGACGGTGAAAGCGTGGCGAGCAGCCCAGAGTTCGCCGATGGCCTGGCGCTGGAAGATGCCATCGCCCGTCTGCGTGAGGCGTTGGCGCCGCAGGAATGA
- a CDS encoding putative solute-binding protein: MKCSHLAAPALLCLALGATPQAFAQRICVFDILGAQGDIYSLMKDYQLAANHFGASLELKPYTDEKIAAEDFKAGQCDGVMIMGLRARQFNGFTGSLEALGALPSYQALETVITTLSSPKASKFMTSGPYEVAGIVPMGAAYLFVNDRTIDNISKLSGKKFAIMDYDNAQAKMVQRIGAQPVASDVTNFAGKFNNGSVDVVGAPAAAYKPLELQKGMGERGGVARFPVLQLTYQLVIRPERFPEGFGQQSREFALSQYSRAMDIITQSESEIDGHYWIDIPPEDMEKYSVMLREARISLTEEGIYDKRMMAVMKRVRCQIDSADAECAQNLE; this comes from the coding sequence ATGAAGTGTTCCCACCTCGCCGCCCCCGCTCTGCTCTGCCTGGCATTGGGCGCTACCCCGCAGGCCTTCGCCCAGAGGATCTGCGTGTTCGACATCCTCGGTGCCCAGGGCGACATCTACAGCCTGATGAAGGACTACCAACTGGCTGCCAACCATTTCGGCGCCAGCCTCGAGCTCAAGCCCTACACCGACGAGAAAATCGCCGCAGAAGACTTCAAGGCCGGGCAATGCGATGGCGTGATGATCATGGGCTTGCGCGCCCGTCAGTTCAACGGTTTTACCGGCAGCCTGGAAGCACTGGGCGCCCTGCCCAGCTACCAGGCGCTGGAAACGGTGATCACCACCCTGAGCTCGCCGAAGGCCAGCAAGTTCATGACCAGCGGCCCCTACGAAGTGGCGGGCATCGTGCCCATGGGCGCGGCCTACCTGTTCGTCAACGACCGCACCATCGACAACATCAGCAAACTGTCGGGCAAGAAGTTCGCGATCATGGACTACGACAATGCACAGGCGAAGATGGTGCAACGCATCGGCGCCCAGCCAGTCGCCTCCGATGTCACCAACTTCGCCGGCAAATTCAATAACGGCTCGGTGGATGTGGTCGGCGCGCCGGCGGCGGCCTACAAACCGCTGGAACTGCAGAAGGGCATGGGTGAACGCGGCGGCGTGGCGCGCTTCCCCGTACTGCAATTGACCTACCAACTGGTCATCCGTCCTGAGCGATTCCCCGAAGGCTTCGGGCAGCAATCACGCGAGTTCGCCCTCAGCCAGTACAGCCGCGCCATGGACATCATCACGCAATCGGAAAGCGAGATCGACGGTCACTACTGGATCGACATTCCGCCCGAGGACATGGAGAAGTACAGCGTGATGCTGCGTGAGGCGCGCATTTCGCTGACCGAGGAAGGCATCTATGACAAACGCATGATGGCGGTGATGAAGCGCGTGCGCTGCCAGATCGACTCAGCCGATGCCGAGTGCGCCCAGAACCTCGAATAA